One genomic region from Drosophila busckii strain San Diego stock center, stock number 13000-0081.31 chromosome 3R, ASM1175060v1, whole genome shotgun sequence encodes:
- the LOC108602279 gene encoding tropomodulin isoform X5: MESFVPVAEFQTIKLRPVPKVKRRAPAPPITLKLQHNNTSSTTKTTTLTTPAKLYGKDLSEYDDVDVESLLAQLSPEEITILAKEVDPDDNFLPPNQRCSYECTKDATGPLNRKQLIEHINKQAIETPDQPEFEPFVAGTVRGKKWVPPPRDARDIEVEEQIAIDMGEEYEHALNDATQEEIIDLAAILGFHSMMNQDQYHASLLNKGQPVGMGWDGITKSTQQKLYPMDPPNNTDVEESIKRVKDDDNKLIDLNLNNIKNISDEKLEQLIAALPQNEHLEVLSLTNVGLTDKTALLLAEAIEKSKTLRVLNVETNFISPPVIVRLVQALLKCHTIEEFRASNQRSAVLGNKIEMEITNLVEKNPSLLRLGLHLEFNDARHRVAAHLQRNIDRSELQQGTLASRAAADASSSSTSSSPSASASASASRSSAVISPTKAKSLAAFEQFVSARTWTNATDSVPSGRLVRNQQLNSSSSAAAAAVAAVEVTASTSAAALARLYANNEKQI; this comes from the exons ATGGAAAGCTTTGTGCCAGTGGCCGAGTTTCAAACGATCAAGCTGCGGCCGGTGCCAAAGGTTAAGCGTCGTGCACCAGCGCCGCCCATTACGCTGAAGCTGCAACACAACAAT acTTCGTCCACCACAAAGACAACTACGCTTACTACGCCGGCCAAGTTATATGGCAAGGATTTGAGCGAGTACGATGATGTGGATGTGGAGAGCTTATTGGCGCAGCTCTCGCCCGAAGAGATAACCATACTCGCCAAAGAAGTTGATCCCGAT GACAACTTTCTGCCACCGAATCAGCGCTGCAGCTATGAATGCACCAAGGATGCCACCGGGCCGCTGAATCGCAAACAGCTCATTGAGCACATTAACAAGCAGGCCATTGAGACGCCAGATCAGCCAGAGTTTGAGCCTTTTGTTGCGGGCACAGTGCGTGGCAAGAAGTGGGTGCCACCGCCACGTGATGCGCGTGACATTGAGGTGGAGGAACAAATTGCCATTGATATGGGCGAGGAGTACGAGCATGCCTTGAACGATGCCACACAGGAGGAGATCATTGACTTGGCTGCCATTTTGGGCTTCCATTCGATGATGAACCAGGATCAATACCACGCATCGCTGCTCAACAAAGGCCAACCCGTTGGCATGGGCTGGGACGGCATTACAAAGTCCACACAGCAGAAGCTGTACCCCATGGACCCGCCCAACAATACAGATGTCGAGGAGTCGATTAAGCGCGTCAAGGACGACGACAACAAACTGATCGACTTGAATCTGAATAACATTAAA AATATATCGGATGAGAAGCTCGAACAACTCATTGCGGCACTGCCTCAGAATGAACATTTGGAAGTTCTATCGCTGACGAATGTCGGCCTGACCGATAAGACAGCTCTCCTGCTCGCCGAAGCGATTGAGAAAAGCAAAACCCTGAGAGTATTAAATGTTGAAACCAACTTTATCAGTCCGCCCGTTATTGTCAGGCTGGTACAAGCCCTGCTCAAGTGTCACACCATCGAGGAGTTCAGAGCCTCCAATCAG CGATCTGCGGTGCTGGGCAATAAGATTGAAATGGAGATCACCAATTTAGTGGAGAAGAATCCTTCGCTGCTGCGTCTGGGCTTGCATCTGGAGTTCAACGATGCGCGTCATCGCGTGGCCGCGCATCTGCAGCGCAACATCGACAGAA GTGAATTGCAACAAGGTACGTTAGCTTCCcgcgccgccgccgacgcctCCTCATCATCAACTTCATCATCCCCATCAGCATcggcatcagcatcagcatctcGTTCATCTGCTGTCATTTCACCCACCAAGGCCAAAAGCTTGGCTGCTTTCGAGCAGTTTGTCTCCGCTCGCACTTGGACTAATGCAACAGACTCTGTTCCATCAGGGCGCCTAGTGCGCAATCAACAGTTgaactcatcatcatcagcagcagcagcagcagtagcagcagtcgAAGTCACTGCCTCCACCTCTGCAGCTGCCTTGGCTCGACTGTATGCCAACAACGAGAAGCAAATCTAA
- the LOC108602279 gene encoding tropomodulin isoform X4, giving the protein MADSAAAAAAANDNDNEVIDEEEETTETTKKTSEWRKTRSTKTSSTTKTTTLTTPAKLYGKDLSEYDDVDVESLLAQLSPEEITILAKEVDPDDNFLPPNQRCSYECTKDATGPLNRKQLIEHINKQAIETPDQPEFEPFVAGTVRGKKWVPPPRDARDIEVEEQIAIDMGEEYEHALNDATQEEIIDLAAILGFHSMMNQDQYHASLLNKGQPVGMGWDGITKSTQQKLYPMDPPNNTDVEESIKRVKDDDNKLIDLNLNNIKNISDEKLEQLIAALPQNEHLEVLSLTNVGLTDKTALLLAEAIEKSKTLRVLNVETNFISPPVIVRLVQALLKCHTIEEFRASNQRSAVLGNKIEMEITNLVEKNPSLLRLGLHLEFNDARHRVAAHLQRNIDRSELQQGTLASRAAADASSSSTSSSPSASASASASRSSAVISPTKAKSLAAFEQFVSARTWTNATDSVPSGRLVRNQQLNSSSSAAAAAVAAVEVTASTSAAALARLYANNEKQI; this is encoded by the exons acTTCGTCCACCACAAAGACAACTACGCTTACTACGCCGGCCAAGTTATATGGCAAGGATTTGAGCGAGTACGATGATGTGGATGTGGAGAGCTTATTGGCGCAGCTCTCGCCCGAAGAGATAACCATACTCGCCAAAGAAGTTGATCCCGAT GACAACTTTCTGCCACCGAATCAGCGCTGCAGCTATGAATGCACCAAGGATGCCACCGGGCCGCTGAATCGCAAACAGCTCATTGAGCACATTAACAAGCAGGCCATTGAGACGCCAGATCAGCCAGAGTTTGAGCCTTTTGTTGCGGGCACAGTGCGTGGCAAGAAGTGGGTGCCACCGCCACGTGATGCGCGTGACATTGAGGTGGAGGAACAAATTGCCATTGATATGGGCGAGGAGTACGAGCATGCCTTGAACGATGCCACACAGGAGGAGATCATTGACTTGGCTGCCATTTTGGGCTTCCATTCGATGATGAACCAGGATCAATACCACGCATCGCTGCTCAACAAAGGCCAACCCGTTGGCATGGGCTGGGACGGCATTACAAAGTCCACACAGCAGAAGCTGTACCCCATGGACCCGCCCAACAATACAGATGTCGAGGAGTCGATTAAGCGCGTCAAGGACGACGACAACAAACTGATCGACTTGAATCTGAATAACATTAAA AATATATCGGATGAGAAGCTCGAACAACTCATTGCGGCACTGCCTCAGAATGAACATTTGGAAGTTCTATCGCTGACGAATGTCGGCCTGACCGATAAGACAGCTCTCCTGCTCGCCGAAGCGATTGAGAAAAGCAAAACCCTGAGAGTATTAAATGTTGAAACCAACTTTATCAGTCCGCCCGTTATTGTCAGGCTGGTACAAGCCCTGCTCAAGTGTCACACCATCGAGGAGTTCAGAGCCTCCAATCAG CGATCTGCGGTGCTGGGCAATAAGATTGAAATGGAGATCACCAATTTAGTGGAGAAGAATCCTTCGCTGCTGCGTCTGGGCTTGCATCTGGAGTTCAACGATGCGCGTCATCGCGTGGCCGCGCATCTGCAGCGCAACATCGACAGAA GTGAATTGCAACAAGGTACGTTAGCTTCCcgcgccgccgccgacgcctCCTCATCATCAACTTCATCATCCCCATCAGCATcggcatcagcatcagcatctcGTTCATCTGCTGTCATTTCACCCACCAAGGCCAAAAGCTTGGCTGCTTTCGAGCAGTTTGTCTCCGCTCGCACTTGGACTAATGCAACAGACTCTGTTCCATCAGGGCGCCTAGTGCGCAATCAACAGTTgaactcatcatcatcagcagcagcagcagcagtagcagcagtcgAAGTCACTGCCTCCACCTCTGCAGCTGCCTTGGCTCGACTGTATGCCAACAACGAGAAGCAAATCTAA
- the LOC108602279 gene encoding tropomodulin isoform X6, whose product MAILDEKTSSTTKTTTLTTPAKLYGKDLSEYDDVDVESLLAQLSPEEITILAKEVDPDDNFLPPNQRCSYECTKDATGPLNRKQLIEHINKQAIETPDQPEFEPFVAGTVRGKKWVPPPRDARDIEVEEQIAIDMGEEYEHALNDATQEEIIDLAAILGFHSMMNQDQYHASLLNKGQPVGMGWDGITKSTQQKLYPMDPPNNTDVEESIKRVKDDDNKLIDLNLNNIKNISDEKLEQLIAALPQNEHLEVLSLTNVGLTDKTALLLAEAIEKSKTLRVLNVETNFISPPVIVRLVQALLKCHTIEEFRASNQRSAVLGNKIEMEITNLVEKNPSLLRLGLHLEFNDARHRVAAHLQRNIDRSELQQGTLASRAAADASSSSTSSSPSASASASASRSSAVISPTKAKSLAAFEQFVSARTWTNATDSVPSGRLVRNQQLNSSSSAAAAAVAAVEVTASTSAAALARLYANNEKQI is encoded by the exons acTTCGTCCACCACAAAGACAACTACGCTTACTACGCCGGCCAAGTTATATGGCAAGGATTTGAGCGAGTACGATGATGTGGATGTGGAGAGCTTATTGGCGCAGCTCTCGCCCGAAGAGATAACCATACTCGCCAAAGAAGTTGATCCCGAT GACAACTTTCTGCCACCGAATCAGCGCTGCAGCTATGAATGCACCAAGGATGCCACCGGGCCGCTGAATCGCAAACAGCTCATTGAGCACATTAACAAGCAGGCCATTGAGACGCCAGATCAGCCAGAGTTTGAGCCTTTTGTTGCGGGCACAGTGCGTGGCAAGAAGTGGGTGCCACCGCCACGTGATGCGCGTGACATTGAGGTGGAGGAACAAATTGCCATTGATATGGGCGAGGAGTACGAGCATGCCTTGAACGATGCCACACAGGAGGAGATCATTGACTTGGCTGCCATTTTGGGCTTCCATTCGATGATGAACCAGGATCAATACCACGCATCGCTGCTCAACAAAGGCCAACCCGTTGGCATGGGCTGGGACGGCATTACAAAGTCCACACAGCAGAAGCTGTACCCCATGGACCCGCCCAACAATACAGATGTCGAGGAGTCGATTAAGCGCGTCAAGGACGACGACAACAAACTGATCGACTTGAATCTGAATAACATTAAA AATATATCGGATGAGAAGCTCGAACAACTCATTGCGGCACTGCCTCAGAATGAACATTTGGAAGTTCTATCGCTGACGAATGTCGGCCTGACCGATAAGACAGCTCTCCTGCTCGCCGAAGCGATTGAGAAAAGCAAAACCCTGAGAGTATTAAATGTTGAAACCAACTTTATCAGTCCGCCCGTTATTGTCAGGCTGGTACAAGCCCTGCTCAAGTGTCACACCATCGAGGAGTTCAGAGCCTCCAATCAG CGATCTGCGGTGCTGGGCAATAAGATTGAAATGGAGATCACCAATTTAGTGGAGAAGAATCCTTCGCTGCTGCGTCTGGGCTTGCATCTGGAGTTCAACGATGCGCGTCATCGCGTGGCCGCGCATCTGCAGCGCAACATCGACAGAA GTGAATTGCAACAAGGTACGTTAGCTTCCcgcgccgccgccgacgcctCCTCATCATCAACTTCATCATCCCCATCAGCATcggcatcagcatcagcatctcGTTCATCTGCTGTCATTTCACCCACCAAGGCCAAAAGCTTGGCTGCTTTCGAGCAGTTTGTCTCCGCTCGCACTTGGACTAATGCAACAGACTCTGTTCCATCAGGGCGCCTAGTGCGCAATCAACAGTTgaactcatcatcatcagcagcagcagcagcagtagcagcagtcgAAGTCACTGCCTCCACCTCTGCAGCTGCCTTGGCTCGACTGTATGCCAACAACGAGAAGCAAATCTAA
- the LOC108602279 gene encoding tropomodulin isoform X7, producing METSSTTKTTTLTTPAKLYGKDLSEYDDVDVESLLAQLSPEEITILAKEVDPDDNFLPPNQRCSYECTKDATGPLNRKQLIEHINKQAIETPDQPEFEPFVAGTVRGKKWVPPPRDARDIEVEEQIAIDMGEEYEHALNDATQEEIIDLAAILGFHSMMNQDQYHASLLNKGQPVGMGWDGITKSTQQKLYPMDPPNNTDVEESIKRVKDDDNKLIDLNLNNIKNISDEKLEQLIAALPQNEHLEVLSLTNVGLTDKTALLLAEAIEKSKTLRVLNVETNFISPPVIVRLVQALLKCHTIEEFRASNQRSAVLGNKIEMEITNLVEKNPSLLRLGLHLEFNDARHRVAAHLQRNIDRSELQQGTLASRAAADASSSSTSSSPSASASASASRSSAVISPTKAKSLAAFEQFVSARTWTNATDSVPSGRLVRNQQLNSSSSAAAAAVAAVEVTASTSAAALARLYANNEKQI from the exons ATGGAG acTTCGTCCACCACAAAGACAACTACGCTTACTACGCCGGCCAAGTTATATGGCAAGGATTTGAGCGAGTACGATGATGTGGATGTGGAGAGCTTATTGGCGCAGCTCTCGCCCGAAGAGATAACCATACTCGCCAAAGAAGTTGATCCCGAT GACAACTTTCTGCCACCGAATCAGCGCTGCAGCTATGAATGCACCAAGGATGCCACCGGGCCGCTGAATCGCAAACAGCTCATTGAGCACATTAACAAGCAGGCCATTGAGACGCCAGATCAGCCAGAGTTTGAGCCTTTTGTTGCGGGCACAGTGCGTGGCAAGAAGTGGGTGCCACCGCCACGTGATGCGCGTGACATTGAGGTGGAGGAACAAATTGCCATTGATATGGGCGAGGAGTACGAGCATGCCTTGAACGATGCCACACAGGAGGAGATCATTGACTTGGCTGCCATTTTGGGCTTCCATTCGATGATGAACCAGGATCAATACCACGCATCGCTGCTCAACAAAGGCCAACCCGTTGGCATGGGCTGGGACGGCATTACAAAGTCCACACAGCAGAAGCTGTACCCCATGGACCCGCCCAACAATACAGATGTCGAGGAGTCGATTAAGCGCGTCAAGGACGACGACAACAAACTGATCGACTTGAATCTGAATAACATTAAA AATATATCGGATGAGAAGCTCGAACAACTCATTGCGGCACTGCCTCAGAATGAACATTTGGAAGTTCTATCGCTGACGAATGTCGGCCTGACCGATAAGACAGCTCTCCTGCTCGCCGAAGCGATTGAGAAAAGCAAAACCCTGAGAGTATTAAATGTTGAAACCAACTTTATCAGTCCGCCCGTTATTGTCAGGCTGGTACAAGCCCTGCTCAAGTGTCACACCATCGAGGAGTTCAGAGCCTCCAATCAG CGATCTGCGGTGCTGGGCAATAAGATTGAAATGGAGATCACCAATTTAGTGGAGAAGAATCCTTCGCTGCTGCGTCTGGGCTTGCATCTGGAGTTCAACGATGCGCGTCATCGCGTGGCCGCGCATCTGCAGCGCAACATCGACAGAA GTGAATTGCAACAAGGTACGTTAGCTTCCcgcgccgccgccgacgcctCCTCATCATCAACTTCATCATCCCCATCAGCATcggcatcagcatcagcatctcGTTCATCTGCTGTCATTTCACCCACCAAGGCCAAAAGCTTGGCTGCTTTCGAGCAGTTTGTCTCCGCTCGCACTTGGACTAATGCAACAGACTCTGTTCCATCAGGGCGCCTAGTGCGCAATCAACAGTTgaactcatcatcatcagcagcagcagcagcagtagcagcagtcgAAGTCACTGCCTCCACCTCTGCAGCTGCCTTGGCTCGACTGTATGCCAACAACGAGAAGCAAATCTAA
- the LOC108602279 gene encoding tropomodulin isoform X11, with product MESFVPVAEFQTIKLRPVPKVKRRAPAPPITLKLQHNNTSSTTKTTTLTTPAKLYGKDLSEYDDVDVESLLAQLSPEEITILAKEVDPDDNFLPPNQRCSYECTKDATGPLNRKQLIEHINKQAIETPDQPEFEPFVAGTVRGKKWVPPPRDARDIEVEEQIAIDMGEEYEHALNDATQEEIIDLAAILGFHSMMNQDQYHASLLNKGQPVGMGWDGITKSTQQKLYPMDPPNNTDVEESIKRVKDDDNKLIDLNLNNIKNISDEKLEQLIAALPQNEHLEVLSLTNVGLTDKTALLLAEAIEKSKTLRVLNVETNFISPPVIVRLVQALLKCHTIEEFRASNQRSAVLGNKIEMEITNLVEKNPSLLRLGLHLEFNDARHRVAAHLQRNIDRIRVNRLNQRK from the exons ATGGAAAGCTTTGTGCCAGTGGCCGAGTTTCAAACGATCAAGCTGCGGCCGGTGCCAAAGGTTAAGCGTCGTGCACCAGCGCCGCCCATTACGCTGAAGCTGCAACACAACAAT acTTCGTCCACCACAAAGACAACTACGCTTACTACGCCGGCCAAGTTATATGGCAAGGATTTGAGCGAGTACGATGATGTGGATGTGGAGAGCTTATTGGCGCAGCTCTCGCCCGAAGAGATAACCATACTCGCCAAAGAAGTTGATCCCGAT GACAACTTTCTGCCACCGAATCAGCGCTGCAGCTATGAATGCACCAAGGATGCCACCGGGCCGCTGAATCGCAAACAGCTCATTGAGCACATTAACAAGCAGGCCATTGAGACGCCAGATCAGCCAGAGTTTGAGCCTTTTGTTGCGGGCACAGTGCGTGGCAAGAAGTGGGTGCCACCGCCACGTGATGCGCGTGACATTGAGGTGGAGGAACAAATTGCCATTGATATGGGCGAGGAGTACGAGCATGCCTTGAACGATGCCACACAGGAGGAGATCATTGACTTGGCTGCCATTTTGGGCTTCCATTCGATGATGAACCAGGATCAATACCACGCATCGCTGCTCAACAAAGGCCAACCCGTTGGCATGGGCTGGGACGGCATTACAAAGTCCACACAGCAGAAGCTGTACCCCATGGACCCGCCCAACAATACAGATGTCGAGGAGTCGATTAAGCGCGTCAAGGACGACGACAACAAACTGATCGACTTGAATCTGAATAACATTAAA AATATATCGGATGAGAAGCTCGAACAACTCATTGCGGCACTGCCTCAGAATGAACATTTGGAAGTTCTATCGCTGACGAATGTCGGCCTGACCGATAAGACAGCTCTCCTGCTCGCCGAAGCGATTGAGAAAAGCAAAACCCTGAGAGTATTAAATGTTGAAACCAACTTTATCAGTCCGCCCGTTATTGTCAGGCTGGTACAAGCCCTGCTCAAGTGTCACACCATCGAGGAGTTCAGAGCCTCCAATCAG CGATCTGCGGTGCTGGGCAATAAGATTGAAATGGAGATCACCAATTTAGTGGAGAAGAATCCTTCGCTGCTGCGTCTGGGCTTGCATCTGGAGTTCAACGATGCGCGTCATCGCGTGGCCGCGCATCTGCAGCGCAACATCGACAGAA